In Anopheles gambiae chromosome 2, idAnoGambNW_F1_1, whole genome shotgun sequence, a single window of DNA contains:
- the LOC1269581 gene encoding mRNA turnover protein 4 homolog, producing MPKSKRDKKVSLTKTDRKGLSNKQQIIEDIQQCREKYDNIFLFSVQNMRNSKLKDVRAEWKNSRFFFGKNRVMQLGLKLISDDENSEPTKLEQGMEQLREQMIGQCGLLFTSESKKTVLEWFDTYQAEEFARGGFRATKTVKLKPGPLEEFSHAIEPHLRSLGMPTKLDRGIVTLYKEFTVCEKGKVLTPEQARILKLLNKPMATFKLIINCCYTKKDGFEEITKREIAATKKTSKTAIKPTKPATVAKKGKKTDDAMSEDEEEEEDDDDDDEDDEDDDEAMEQDDSGDDDE from the exons ATGCCGAAATCAAAGCGAGATAAGAAAG TGTCCCTAACAAAGACCGACCGGAAAGGTCTGTCCAACAAACAACAGATCATCGAGGACATACAGCAATGCCGGGAGAAGTACGACAACATATTCCTGTTCTCGGTGCAAAACATGCGCAACAGCAAGCTGAAGGATGTGCGGGCAGAGTGGAAAAACTCGCGCTTCTTCTTCGGCAAGAATCGGGTGATGCAGCTGGGCCTGAAGCTGATCAGCGACGATGAGAACAGTGAGCCGACCAAGCTGGAGCAGGGTATGGAGCAGCTGCGCGAACAGATGATCGGCCAGTGCGGGCTGCTGTTCACGTCGGAAAGCAAGAAGACGGTGCTGGAGTGGTTCGACACGTATCAGGCGGAAGAGTTCGCCCGCGGTGGGTTCCGGGCGACCAAAACGGTCAAGCTGAAGCCGGGCCCGCTGGAGGAATTCTCGCACGCGATAGAGCCTCACCTACGGTCGCTGGGCATGCCGACAAAGCTGGACCGTGGTATCGTGACGCTGTACAAAGAGTTCACCGTGTGCGAGAAGGGCAAGGTGTTGACGCCGGAGCAGGCCCGCATCTTGAAGCTGCTCAACAAACCGATGGCAACGTTTAAGCTGATCATTAACTGTTGCTACACGAAGAAGGACGGGTTCGAGGAGATCACCAAGCGGGAAATTGCGGCGACGAAGAAGACGAGCAAGACGGCGATAAAGCCGACCAAGCCGGCCACGGTGGCCAAGAAGGGCAAGAAAACGGATGATGCGATGAGtgaggatgaggaggaggaggaggacgatgatgacgacgatgaggatgatgaggatgatgatgaagcgATGGAACAGGATGATTCCGGAGATGATGATGAGTAA